From the Musa acuminata AAA Group cultivar baxijiao chromosome BXJ1-2, Cavendish_Baxijiao_AAA, whole genome shotgun sequence genome, one window contains:
- the LOC135608563 gene encoding protein RGF1 INDUCIBLE TRANSCRIPTION FACTOR 1-like isoform X2: protein MGGGVPEENCRWPPWLRPLLSTRFFVQCAVHADSHKSECNMYCLDCTNGALCSLCLAHHHRDHRTIQIRRSSYHDVIRVSEVQKMLDITGVQTYIINSARVVFLNERPQPRPGKGVTNNCEVCERSLLDSFRFCSLGCKVAGTANDGSNKKSGEKKAMATAASSDSDESCTSRGSDNSNMTNSFAPSTPQYHRSAKRRKGIPHRAPFGSLILEL, encoded by the exons ATG GGCGGTGGAGTGCCGGAGGAGAACTGTCGCTGgccgccgtggctgcggccgctttTGTCGACGAGGTTCTTCGTTCAATGCGCGGTCCACGCCGACTCGCACAAGAGCGAGTGCAACATGTACTGCCTCGACTGCACCAACGGCGCCCTCTGCTCCCTCTGCCTCGCCCACCATCACCGCGACCATCGCACCATCCAG ATACGGCGGTCGTCCTACCACGACGTGATCCGAGTGTCGGAGGTCCAGAAGATGCTGGACATCACCGGCGTGCAGACGTACATCATCAACAGCGCTCGCGTGGTGTTCCTGAACGAGCGCCCTCAGCCGCGGCCCGGCAAGGGAGTCACAAACAACTGCGAGGTCTGCGAGCGTAGCCTCCTCGACTCCTTTCGCTTCTGCTCCCTCGGCTGCAAG GTAGCCGGCACCGCCAACGATGGCAGCAACAAGAAATCGGGCGAGAAGAAAGCAATGGCCACAGCTGCATCATCGGATTCGGACGAGTCGTGCACTAGCCGCGGGAGCGACAATAGCAACATGACCAACAGTTTCGCCCCCTCCACTCCGCAGTATCACCGGAGCGCCAAGAGGAGGAAGGGCATTCCCCACAGGGCCCCCTTTGGTAGCCTCATCTTGGAGCTTTAG
- the LOC135608549 gene encoding transcription factor MYC2-like yields the protein MRRSRCRVFDQRKRMNLWADDNASMMEAFMASVDLPGFSWAAVPPTPTPPCAAASSSLDHPAAAATPAPAYFSQETLQQRLQALIEGARESWTYGIFWQSSVDAATGASFLGWGDGYYKGYEEDKRKQKVAGAASAAEQEHRKCVLRELHSLISGGGSSAPDEAVDEEVTDTEWFFLVSMTQSFVNGGGLPGQAFYTGAPAWVTGADRLAAAPCDRARQAQLFGLQTMVCVPVGSGVLELGSTDVVFHSPEIMGKIRVLFNFSSPDAPSVASWLTPQSAAPTPATDQGETDPSVLWLTDPSAVDIKDSVSPVSATADLSVTKPPIQLENNPSSSILTESPSSSMQFQRTHNQPQQQLHQSSASDPHTHLFVSKKFNLSEFASNGSVVPRSAKPEPSDILDFAGSNRNPTPAPVTGSLFSHHQTITAAADDKRNKRSTGATSRVSNSDEGMISFSSASARPPSDVLFKSSGGGGILDGPDSDQSDLEASAREVESIRPVEPEKRPKKRGRKPANGREEPLNHVEAERQRREKLNQRFYALRAVVPNVSKMDKASLLGDAVSYINELRSKLETLEIDKEELRAQVEALEKERESNPTRPVQPPPDHDLRMMNGSGGDRCHGVEMEVKILGSEAMIRLQCLKRNHPAAKLMAAIRDLDLDVHYASVSVVEDLMIQQATVKMSPSRTYTPEQLRAALYSKLAAEAPISR from the coding sequence ATGCGCAGGAGTCGGTGCCGGGTGTTCGATCAAAGGAAAAGGATGAACTTGTGGGCCGACGACAACGCCTCCATGATGGAGGCCTTCATGGCCTCCGTCGACCTCCCGGGCTTTTCCTGGGCGGCTGTTCCTCCTACTCCCACCCCGCCTTGTGCAGCAGCCTCCTCCTCCTTGGATCACCCGGCCGCTGCGGCGACTCCTGCTCCCGCGTACTTCAGCCAGGAGACGCTCCAGCAGCGGCTGCAGGCGCTGATCGAGGGGGCGCGGGAGAGCTGGACGTACGGCATCTTTTGGCAGTCGTCGGTGGACGCCGCAACCGGGGCGTCGTTCCTGGGATGGGGCGACGGTTACTACAAGGGCTACGAGGAGGATAAGCGGAAGCAGAAGGTCGCCGGCGCTGCCTCTGCTGCCGAACAGGAGCATCGGAAGTGCGTGCTTCGGGAGCTCCACTCGCTAATCTCCGGAGGCGGTTCATCGGCGCCGGACGAGGCCGTCGACGAGGAGGTTACCGACACCGAGTGGTTCTTCCTCGTCTCCATGACCCAATCCTTCGTCAACGGGGGAGGACTCCCGGGCCAGGCCTTCTACACCGGAGCCCCCGCCTGGGTCACCGGCGCCGACCGACTCGCCGCTGCGCCATGCGACCGGGCGCGCCAGGCTCAACTGTTTGGCCTCCAGACCATGGTATGCGTCCCCGTCGGCTCCGGCGTCCTCGAGCTCGGATCTACCGACGTGGTCTTCCACAGCCCCGAGATCATGGGCAAGATCCGCGTCCTCTTCAACTTTAGCTCTCCGGACGCTCCCTCCGTCGCTTCCTGGCTCACACCGCAATCTGCGGCGCCCACTCCCGCCACCGACCAGGGCGAGACGGATCCGTCCGTGCTCTGGCTCACGGATCCGTCGGCGGTCGACATCAAGGATTCTGTTTCACCCGTCTCCGCCACCGCCGACCTCTCCGTCACAAAACCCCCGATCCAATTGGAGAACAACCCTAGTTCCAGCATCCTCACCGAAAGCCCTAGCTCTTCGATGCAGTTCCAAAGAACTCACAACCAGCCGCAGCAACAGCTGCATCAGAGCAGCGCCAGTGATCCGCATACCCATCTTTTCGTCTCCAAAAAGTTCAATCTCTCTGAATTCGCCTCCAACGGTTCTGTTGTTCCCCGATCGGCTAAGCCGGAGCCGAGCGATATCCTAGATTTCGCCGGTAGCAATAGGAATCCCACTCCGGCCCCTGTCACCGGCAGCCTCTTCTCCCACCACCAAACCATCACCGCCGCGGCAGACGACAAGAGGAACAAGAGATCCACGGGGGCAACATCCAGGGTGAGCAACAGCGATGAGGGGATGATCTCCTTCTCGTCGGCTTCCGCACGACCCCCTTCTGACGTTCTGTTTAAGTCTTCCGGCGGCGGCGGAATCCTCGATGGCCCCGATTCGGATCAGTCGGACCTCGAGGCCTCGGCGCGGGAGGTGGAGAGCATCCGGCCGGTGGAGCCAGAGAAGCGACCGAAGAAGCGCGGCCGGAAGCCTGCCAATGGCCGGGAGGAGCCTCTGAACCATGTGGAAGCAGAGCGGCAACGCCGCGAGAAGCTCAACCAGAGGTTCTACGCCCTCCGCGCGGTGGTGCCCAACGTGTCCAAGATGGACAAGGCCTCCCTCCTTGGGGACGCGGTCTCGTACATCAACGAACTGCGGTCCAAGCTCGAGACGTTGGAAATCGACAAGGAGGAGTTACGAGCACAGGTGGAAGCCCTGGAGAAGGAGCGTGAATCCAACCCGACCCGGCCGGTCCAGCCGCCGCCGGACCATGATCTTAGGATGATGAACGGCAGCGGCGGCGACCGGTGTCACGGGGTGGAGATGGAAGTGAAGATACTCGGGTCGGAGGCCATGATCCGATTACAGTGCCTAAAAAGAAATCACCCGGCCGCGAAGCTGATGGCTGCGATACGAGACCTCGATCTTGACGTGCATTACGCGAGCGTGTCGGTGGTGGAGGACCTCATGATACAGCAGGCGACGGTGAAGATGTCGCCGAGTCGGACGTACACCCCGGAGCAGCTCCGTGCAGCTCTCTACTCTAAATTGGCTGCCGAGGCACCAATTAGCAGGTAG
- the LOC135613195 gene encoding probable calcium-binding protein CML18, whose amino-acid sequence MSGGGGGEDPVRLDDEQLAELREIFRSFDRNNDGSLTQLELGSLLRSLGLKPSTDQLDALIQRADTNANGLVEFSEFVVLVSPELVAAKSPYTEEQLLRLFKMFDRDGDGYITAAELVHSMAKLGHALTATELTGMIKEADTDGDGRISFQEFSQAISSAAFDNSWS is encoded by the coding sequence atgagcggcggcggcggcggcgaggatCCGGTGCGGTTGGACGACGAGCAGCTGGCAGAGCTCCGGGAGATCTTCCGCTCCTTCGACCGAAACAACGACGGCAGCCTCACCCAGCTCGAGCTGGGCTCCCTCCTCCGCTCCCTAGGCCTCAAGCCGAGCACCGACCAACTGGATGCCCTCATCCAGAGGGCCGACACCAACGCCAACGGCCTCGTCGAGTTCTCCGAGTTCGTGGTCCTCGTCTCCCCGGAGCTCGTGGCGGCCAAGTCCCCCTACACCGAGGAGCAACTCCTCCGGCTGTTCAAGATGTTCGACCGCGACGGCGATGGGTACATCACCGCCGCAGAGCTCGTCCACTCCATGGCCAAGCTCGGCCACGCCCTCACCGCCACCGAGCTTACCGgcatgatcaaggaggccgacacCGACGGCGACGGGCGCATCAGCTTCCAAGAGTTCTCCCAGGCCATCTCCTCCGCAGCCTTCGACAATTCCTGGTCCTGA
- the LOC135608563 gene encoding protein RGF1 INDUCIBLE TRANSCRIPTION FACTOR 1-like isoform X1 — translation MLVGLDEGGGVPEENCRWPPWLRPLLSTRFFVQCAVHADSHKSECNMYCLDCTNGALCSLCLAHHHRDHRTIQIRRSSYHDVIRVSEVQKMLDITGVQTYIINSARVVFLNERPQPRPGKGVTNNCEVCERSLLDSFRFCSLGCKVAGTANDGSNKKSGEKKAMATAASSDSDESCTSRGSDNSNMTNSFAPSTPQYHRSAKRRKGIPHRAPFGSLILEL, via the exons ATGCTGGTTGGATTGGATGAA GGCGGTGGAGTGCCGGAGGAGAACTGTCGCTGgccgccgtggctgcggccgctttTGTCGACGAGGTTCTTCGTTCAATGCGCGGTCCACGCCGACTCGCACAAGAGCGAGTGCAACATGTACTGCCTCGACTGCACCAACGGCGCCCTCTGCTCCCTCTGCCTCGCCCACCATCACCGCGACCATCGCACCATCCAG ATACGGCGGTCGTCCTACCACGACGTGATCCGAGTGTCGGAGGTCCAGAAGATGCTGGACATCACCGGCGTGCAGACGTACATCATCAACAGCGCTCGCGTGGTGTTCCTGAACGAGCGCCCTCAGCCGCGGCCCGGCAAGGGAGTCACAAACAACTGCGAGGTCTGCGAGCGTAGCCTCCTCGACTCCTTTCGCTTCTGCTCCCTCGGCTGCAAG GTAGCCGGCACCGCCAACGATGGCAGCAACAAGAAATCGGGCGAGAAGAAAGCAATGGCCACAGCTGCATCATCGGATTCGGACGAGTCGTGCACTAGCCGCGGGAGCGACAATAGCAACATGACCAACAGTTTCGCCCCCTCCACTCCGCAGTATCACCGGAGCGCCAAGAGGAGGAAGGGCATTCCCCACAGGGCCCCCTTTGGTAGCCTCATCTTGGAGCTTTAG
- the LOC135608542 gene encoding uncharacterized protein LOC135608542, translated as MVLWEITLATAYFLGLRRTYRLALRIQRRVVGPRHPETRQFLHRRTRSIFDVVVRVVQSVQHKDMEAGRSIGNSVLRWLDPTKPSAQVGVHSGKPPIRSICMSKYAASRSQLLRTGRSIVRITDQVKRGRSFFTPWNIPMKTFPTIGMMMQPMKPAGLNGQYRHASQYIPNSSAIVHSRIIGGAEGVLRKDIAQWMLHT; from the exons ATGGTGCTGTGGGAGATAACGTTGGCGACGGCATACTTCTTGGGGTTGAGGCGAACCTACCGACTCGCCCTCAGGATCCAGCGGCGCGTCGTCGGCCCTCGTCACCCCGAGACCAGGCAATTCCTCCACAG GAGGACTCGCAGTATTTTTGATGTGGTGGTCAGAGTTGTTCAAAGCGTACAACATAAGGACATGGAAGCCGGGAGGAGTATAGGGAACTCTGTCCTTCGTTGGCTCGATCCAACGAAACCATCAGCACAAGTTGGTGTCCATAGTGGGAAACCTCCAATTAGAAGTATCTGCATGTCCAAGTATGCAGCAAGCCGTAGTCAGCTGCTGCGAACAGGGAGGAGTATTGTACGCATCACAGATCAGGTCAAGAGAGGTCGATCCTTCTTTACTCCCTGGAACATCCCCATGAAAACTTTCCCAACTATAGGCATGATGATGCAGCCTATGAAACCAGCAGGGTTGAATGGCCAGTACAGGCATGCTTCTCAGTACATTCCCAATTCGTCAGCCATAGTTCATAGTAGAATTATTGGCGGAGCTGAAGGTGTTCTCCGCAAGGACATCGCACAGTGGATGCTGCATACTTGA
- the LOC103975226 gene encoding E3 ubiquitin-protein ligase Os04g0590900, translating into MAATDNQPTWVPYVPTRDCSMGFCSVYCPQWCYTIFPPPPTLEFSDGSSGVTFSPFVIAIITVLATALLLICYYTIVSKHCGAFNSLQRRFQPRGNDNVELDDDAAGLSQAQEASNASQSNGLDEALISKIAVHKYRKGEVSVQGTDCSVCLSEFREDDSLRLLPKCSHAFHVQCIDTWLRSHSNCPLCRTSIVSMNPTMPATREPVNDHHQVEEMVMVVAETVAGAEEEMERGSSGDAAKHPSRIYCDSGGMEERHTVVEIRDDDDDDIQSIRRSFSIDASHHGRLSIAGVQRMSTGDEQLAATGASSSSPAAGNHSKGISGRWKGRQ; encoded by the coding sequence ATGGCCGCCACTGATAACCAACCGACTTGGGTTCCGTATGTGCCAACGAGAGATTGCTCTATGGGCTTCTGTAGCGTCTACTGCCCTCAGTGGTGCTACACCATCTTCCCTCCCCCTCCCACGTTAGAGTTCTCCGATGGTAGCTCCGGCGTGACCTTCTCCCCTTTCGTGATCGCCATCATCACCGTTCTCGCTACCGCCTTGCTTCTTATCTGCTACTACACCATCGTCTCTAAGCACTGCGGCGCCTTCAACTCGCTGCAAAGGCGATTCCAACCCAGGGGCAACGACAACGTTGAGCTCGACGATGATGCTGCCGGCCTATCTCAGGCCCAGGAAGCTTCGAATGCTTCCCAGTCGAACGGGCTTGATGAGGCATTGATCAGCAAGATCGCAGTCCACAAGTACCGGAAAGGCGAGGTATCGGTGCAGGGCACCGATTGCTCCGTTTGCCTCAGCGAATTCCGGGAGGATGACAGCCTGCGGTTGCTCCCCAAGTGCAGCCACGCGTTTCATGTGCAGTGCATCGATACATGGTTGAGATCACACTCCAATTGCCCTCTCTGCCGAACCAGTATCGTCTCTATGAATCCAACGATGCCAGCCACTCGGGAACCAGTGAACGATCATCATCAGGTGGAAGAAATGGTCATGGTTGTAGCAGAGACAGTCGCCGGCGCGGAAGAGGAGATGGAGCGCGGAAGTAGTGGTGATGCAGCGAAGCATCCTTCCCGAATTTACTGTGATTCGGGAGGGATGGAGGAGAGACACACTGTGGTTGAGAtcagagatgatgatgatgatgatatccaATCAATTAGGCGATCATTCTCGATTGATGCTTCGCATCATGGACGGCTTTCGATCGCGGGCGTCCAGAGGATGAGCACGGGGGACGAACAGTTAGCTGCAACCGGTGCCAGTTCGTCGAGTCCAGCTGCAGGGAATCACAGCAAGGGCATCAGTGGCAGATGGAAAGGAAGGCAATGA
- the LOC135612077 gene encoding B3 domain-containing protein Os04g0386900-like codes for MDSSRGKNCESGDAELSPTEPPASAEKNEIVPLSGKPFLTFVVSWSHLFPKRFYPFLPATCVPVTLSYGNRTWKMKYSCKGILRRLCSGWKNFALDTDLKVGDGCVLELMDSNNILFKVQILRRGVVPVKRDKGLSCDAPISID; via the exons ATGGATTCAAGCCGCGGCAAGAATTGTGAGAGTGGTGATGCTGAGCTTTCGCCAACAGAACCTCCTGCATCCGCTGAGAAAAATGAAATCGTGCCGCTCTCGGGAAAACCATTCCTCACTTTCGTGGTTTCATGGAGTCAT TTGTTTCCGAAGAGGTTTTATCCATTTCTTCCAGCCACTTGTGTCCCTGTAACACTGTCCTACGGGAATAGGACATGGAAGATGAAGTATAGCTGCAAAGGGATCCTGAGGCGACTGTGCTCTGGGTGGAAGAACTTTGCCTTGGATACTGATCTCAAGGTTGGAGATGGTTGTGTCTTGGAACTCATGGACAGTAATAATATACTGTTCAAAGTGCAGATCCTTCGTCGGGGAGTCGTGCCGGTTAAGCGCGACAAAGGTCTAAGCTGTGATGCTCCGATCTCGATCGACTAG
- the LOC135608554 gene encoding probable ADP-ribosylation factor GTPase-activating protein AGD8, which produces MASDGFADKNAVFRKLKSKSDNKMCFECNARNPTWASVTYGIFLCLDCSAVHRSLGVHISFVRSTNLDSWTPEQLKMMVFGGNNRAQVFFKQHGWTDGGKIEAKYTSRAAELYRQLLTKEVAKSAAEDSGPSSPVAATQSTHAVNGLPELKLADTSKDTPNKTNESEITRSPKAPVRSAVISSVKKPIGAKKSGSKTGGLGVRKLTTKPNESLYEQKPEEPAPVAVSAKSNTTNGQLLSTRFEYVDVENTPSTKSSSDGPQVISHVAPPKSSSFFADFGMDGGFEKKSNSISSNIQESNEARQKFSNAKSISSAQFFGDQNKASDAQISLEKFTGSTSISSADLFGHETDSGVELTAADLINKISFQASQDISSLKNIAGETGKKLSSLASGFINDFQNRML; this is translated from the exons ATGGCTTCCGATGGCTTCGCCGACAAGAACGCCGTCTTCAGAAAGCTCAAATCCAAGTCCGACAACAAG ATGTGCTTCGAGTGCAACGCCAGGAACCCGACATGGGCGTCGGTGACGTACGGGATCTTTCTCTGTCTCGATTGTTCCGCCGTTCACCGAAGTCTGGGCGTGCATATCAGCTTCGTGAG GTCTACAAATTTAGACTCTTGGACTCCTGAGCAGCTCAAGATGATGGTTTTTGGAGGCAACAACCGTGCACAAGTTTTTTTTAAACAGCATGGATGGACGGATGGTGGCAAGATCGAAGCTAAATATACATCTAGAGCAGCAGAATTGTATAGGCAGTTACTAACTAAAGAGGTTGCTAAGAGTGCTGCAGAAGATTCTGGACCTTCATCACCTGTTGCAGCAACTCAGTCCACGCATGCAGTAAATGGACTTCCTGAACTTAAGCTTGCAGATACTTCCAAAGATACTCCAAATAAGACGAATGAGTCTGAAATTACTCGGTCACCTAAAGCTCCAGTCCGTTCTGCAGTTATAAGTTCTGTTAAGAAACCCATTGGTGCGAAGAAATCTGGAAGCAAGACTGGGGGGCTTGGCGTCCGTAAGCTCACGACAAAG CCAAATGAAAGCCTGTATGAGCAGAAGCCTGAAGAACCAGCACCTGTTGCAGTGTCAGCTAAGTCTAACACAACAAATGGTCAGTTGCTTTCCACTCGATTTGAATATGTGGATGTGGAGAACACACCTTCCACCAAGAGCAGCTCTGATGGCCCACAAGTGATCAGTCACGTTGCACCACCAAAATCTTCAAGCTTTTTTGCGGACTTCGGAATGGATGGTGGATTTGAGAAAAAGTCAAACTCCATTTCATCAAAT ATCCAAGAAAGTAATGAAGCAAGACAGAAATTCTCAAATGCAAAATCCATATCATCAGCTCAATTCTTTGGTGATCAGAACAAAGCTAGTGATGCTCAAATATCCCTAGAGAAATTCACG GGGTCAACATCCATATCGAGCGCTGATCTCTTTGGTCATGAAACTGATTCTGGAGTAGAGTTGACTGCTGCAGACCTCATCAACAAAATCTCATTCCAG GCATCACAAGATATATCATCGCTCAAGAACATAGCTGGGGAGACTGGGAAGAAGCTGTCATCGTTAGCTTCTGGTTTCATTAATGACTTCCAGAATAGAATGCTTTAA
- the LOC135613190 gene encoding myb-related protein Zm1-like, translated as MGRGRAPCCAKVGLNKGSWTPEEDLRLIAYIQKHGHGNWRALPKLAGLLRCGKSCRLRWINYLRPDIKRGNFTEEEEDNIIKLHGLLGNKWSKIASHLPGRTDNEIKNVWNTHLKKRLAFKEQNNPEEALSSSSSSTLPSCSDQGDNKSNGEQNNPCLHSHNSSFEVIEIPIEPDVDLWSMLDEEPRGSTTIISSASSTELSAMNHGVDPEVVPDVLIDPDIWSMIEDEDACSLTWEALEPNNSFAVEEESNREGNDGEWLEYLEKELGLREAAAVEDQGSPLRGAVEQPCPWVEREEGDTVSCYLHEGPSCPSRSDRLEIVLID; from the exons atggGTCGTGGCCGAGCGCCTTGCTGTGCGAAGGTTGGACTGAACAAAGGCTCATGGACGCCGGAGGAGGACCTGAGGTTGATAGCTTATATTCAGAAGCATGGGCACGGAAATTGGCGCGCTCTGCCCAAACTCGCCG GTTTGCTTAGGTGTGGGAAGAGCTGTCGGTTGAGGTGGATTAATTACCTTCGCCCAGATATCAAGCGCGGCAACTTcaccgaggaggaagaagacaacaTAATAAAGCTGCATGGGCTGTTGGGAAACAA GTGGTCCAAAATCGCGTCACACCTACCGGGAAGAACTGATAATGAGATAAAGAATGTGTGGAATACGCACTTGAAGAAGCGATTGGCATTCAAAGAGCAGAACAATCCTGAGGAGGCACTCAGCTCATCTTCCTCCAGCACACTCCCCTCCTGCTCTGATCAAGGTGACAACAAGAGCAACGGGGAACAGAACAATCCATGCTTGCACTCCCACAACTCCTCGTTCGAAGTGATCGAGATCCCCATCGAGCCCGACGTGGACTTGTGGAGCATGTTGGATGAAGAACCGCGCGGTAGCACCACGATCATATCAAGCGCTTCTTCGACAGAACTCTCCGCCATGAATCATGGCGTCGACCCGGAGGTTGTTCCTGACGTGCTAATCGATCCGGATATTTGGAGCATGATCGAGGACGAGGATGCATGCTCGTTGACCTGGGAGGCACTTGAGCCGAACAATTCCTTTGCAGTGGAAGAGGAGTCAAATAGAGAAGGGAATGACGGTGAATGGTTGGAGTACTTGGAGAAGGAGCTTGGCTTAAGGGAAGCTGCGGCCGTGGAGGACCAAGGGAGCCCGCTGAGGGGTGCTGTCGAACAACCGTGTCCGTGGGTTGAGAGGGAGGAAGGTGACACAGTGTCATGTTATCTTCACGAGGGGCCATCTTGTCC
- the LOC135608534 gene encoding vegetative cell wall protein gp1-like yields the protein MDQSKSSQQQQQQPYFGVNKLGKSIRKSAPHFHRQPPTTASSSQQQQPHVYNINKHDFRSIVQQLTGTPSRDSPAPAPEQPQCPPQPRPPSVRLHKIRPPPLPLVPAPRSPPAFAPVPPTHRPSGAATACAESPISAYMRYLEYSLLISNTPHQPFPSPGADARHHPNPLPPTPPSGLPLPPPSPTAFFNLLSPKSPFPLLSPGFQYPPPLTPTFALSPLPQSGILGPRPLPPFSPGFSWPPSPSGFPPIPSPRWRDLM from the coding sequence atggATCAATCGAAGAGCagtcagcagcaacagcagcagccgtATTTTGGTGTCAACAAGCTCGGGAAGAGCATCCGGAAGAGCGCTCCCCATTTCCACCGCCAGCCACCCACCACCGCTTCTTCTTCGCAGCAACAGCAGCCGCATGTGTACAACATCAACAAGCACGACTTCCGCAGCATCGTGCAGCAGCTCACGGGCACTCCCTCCCGCGACTCCCCCGCGCCTGCGCCTGAGCAGCCGCAGTGCCCCCCTCAGCCCAGGCCCCCCAGCGTCCGTCTCCACAAGATCCGTCCGCCGCCGCTGCCCCTCGTCCCCGCCCCCCGCTCCCCTCCCGCCTTCGCCCCCGTCCCTCCCACCCACCGGCCATCCGGCGCCGCCACTGCGTGCGCCGAATCCCCCATCTCCGCTTACATGCGCTACCTCGAGTACTCCCTCCTAATCTCCAACACCCCCCACCAGCCCTTCCCGTCCCCGGGTGCGGACGCGCGTCATCACCCCAATCCCCTACCCCCTACCCCTCCATCcgggctgccgctgccgccgccgtcgccgacCGCGTTCTTCAACCTACTCTCCCCGAAATCACCCTTCCCGCTGCTTTCGCCAGGGTTCCAGTACCCTCCGCCGCTGACCCCTACCTTCGCTCTCTCGCCGTTGCCCCAGTCGGGGATCCTGGGGCCTCGTCCGTTGCCGCCTTTCTCGCCGGGCTTCTCGTGGCCTCCATCGCCCTCGGGATTCCCTCCCATCCCCAGCCCCAGATGGAGGGATCTAATGTAG